In Taeniopygia guttata chromosome 2, bTaeGut7.mat, whole genome shotgun sequence, one genomic interval encodes:
- the CSRNP1 gene encoding cysteine/serine-rich nuclear protein 1 isoform X1 yields the protein MLVFSFVFQLYDKNGATMSGVLKRKYEELGDDSTYCSSSSCSPLSSSASSGWDTDEENSRGEPKPSSALMSSFTPTSILKKSKRLKKNNVEFDRVTVFYFPRCQGFTSVPSRGGCTLGMVSKHSSSRQFTLAEFSKEQENVRRGKLEEKLKEEKLEALKWKLTMNGTKESEEANQLTIEDISDDDIDVSNVDLEDGFFLQPYPAKKRRALLKAVGVKKIDKEEKRELHNIRLSREDCGCDCREVCDPETCSCSLAGIKCQMDHTSFPCGCTKDGCGNTEGRIEFNQARVQTHFIHTIMKLELEKQQQSSEKVAEAEPPFRERLPPLGCAAGKGSLEERAVPLAPAFQFSPELEALGENSCSSDMTDSSISSHPSEDLEEPYESLPSDKSQSDVDDDGLARILHFNDSDAEEESRRGQDDLGCFHPTDFFIEDHGSEAKPVPGHLSHLSECLDENANQDSGGLLEDAAHVRCDGLSCCASSSTEPCSKSYADLSLSSDSLDFFQSFSDYNLGPLYNSLKEYENLDNFSALQFQLPNFPGFPQAGDQGSCFLESLIGLSESVPETPAPFTDNQLLEDAIKSSLMETVKV from the exons atgttggttttttcctttgttttccagttATATGACAAAAACGGCGCCACCATGAGCGGAGTATTGAAAAGGAAGTATGAAGAGCTGGGGGATGACAGCACCtactgctcctcctcctcctgctcccccctCTCCTCCTCAGCATCCTCAGGCTGGGACACTGATGAGGAGAATTCCCGTGGAGAGCccaagcccagctctgccttaATGTCCAGCTTCACCC CCACGTCAATCCTGAAGAAATCCAAGCGACTAAAGAAGAACAATGTGGAGTTTGACCGGGTCACTGTGTTTTACTTCCCACGCTGCCAGGGCTTCACGAGCGTGCCTAGCCGTGGGGGCTGTACCCTGGGGATGGTGAGCAAACACAGCTCCTCCCGGCAGTTCACGCTGGCAGAGTTTTCAAAGGAGCAGGAAAACGTCCGTCGGGGCAAACTcgaagagaaattaaaagagGAGAAGTTGGAAGCGTTGAAATGGAAA CTAACCATGAACGGCACCAAGGAGTCCGAAGAGGCCAACCAGCTCACCATCGAGGACATCTCCGACGACGACATCGACGTCAGCAACGTGGACCTGGAGGACGGCTTCTTCCTGCAGCCCTACCCCGCCAAGAAGAGGCGCGCGCTGCTGAAGGCCGTGGGGGTGAAGAAGATCGACAAGGAGGAGAAGCGGGAGCTGCACAACATCCGCCTGTCCCGGGAGGACTGTGGCTGCGACTGCCGCGAGGTCTGCGACCCCGagacctgcagctgcagcttggCAGGCATTAAATGTCAG ATGGATCACACCTCCTTCCCCTGTGGCTGCACCAAGGACGGCTGTGGCAACACCGAGGGCAGGATCGAGTTCAACCAGGCCCGCGTGCAGACGCATTTCATCCACACCATCATgaagctggagctggagaagcagcagcagagcagcgaGAAGGTGGCGGAGGCCGAGCCGCCTTTCCGGGAGCGGCTCCCTCCGCTGGGATGCGCGGCGGGGAAGGGCTCGCTGGAAGAGCGTGCGGTGCCGCTGGCACCTGCCTTCCAGTTCAGCCCCGAGCTGGAGGCCCTGGGGGAgaacagctgcagcagtgacatGACAGactcctccatctcctcccaccCCAGCGAGGACCTGGAGGAGCCCTACGAGAGCCTCCCCTCCGATAAATCCCAGTCGGACGTGGACGACGACGGCTTGGCGCGCATCCTCCACTTCAACGACTCGGATGCCGAGGAAGAGAGCAGGCGTGGCCAGGATGACCTCGGCTGCTTCCATCCCACCGACTTCTTCATCGAGGACCATGGCAGCGAGGCCAAGCCTGTCCCTGGCCACTTGTCCCACCTCTCAGAGTGCCTGGATGAGAATGCCAACCAGGACAGCGGGGGTTTGCTGGAGGATGCCGCCCACGTGAGGTGCGATGGGCTGTCCTGCTGCGCCTCCTCCTCCACCGAGCCCTGCTCCAAGAGCTACGCCGACCTCAGCCTTTCCTCTGATTCCTTGGATTTCTTCCAGTCCTTCTCGGACTATAACTTGGGACCCCTTTACAACTCCTTAAAGGAGTATGAGAACCTGGATAACTTCTCAGCGTTACAGTTTCAGTTGCCTAATTTCCCTGGCTTCCCACAAGCTGGAGATCAGGGCTCCTGTTTCTTGGAGTCCCTCATTGGTTTGTCCGAATCCGTCCCTGAAACCCCAGCCCCTTTCACAGACAATCAACTTTTGGAGGACGCCATCAAGTCATCGCTGATGGAGACAGTGAAAGTGTGA
- the CSRNP1 gene encoding cysteine/serine-rich nuclear protein 1 isoform X2 → MSGVLKRKYEELGDDSTYCSSSSCSPLSSSASSGWDTDEENSRGEPKPSSALMSSFTPTSILKKSKRLKKNNVEFDRVTVFYFPRCQGFTSVPSRGGCTLGMVSKHSSSRQFTLAEFSKEQENVRRGKLEEKLKEEKLEALKWKLTMNGTKESEEANQLTIEDISDDDIDVSNVDLEDGFFLQPYPAKKRRALLKAVGVKKIDKEEKRELHNIRLSREDCGCDCREVCDPETCSCSLAGIKCQMDHTSFPCGCTKDGCGNTEGRIEFNQARVQTHFIHTIMKLELEKQQQSSEKVAEAEPPFRERLPPLGCAAGKGSLEERAVPLAPAFQFSPELEALGENSCSSDMTDSSISSHPSEDLEEPYESLPSDKSQSDVDDDGLARILHFNDSDAEEESRRGQDDLGCFHPTDFFIEDHGSEAKPVPGHLSHLSECLDENANQDSGGLLEDAAHVRCDGLSCCASSSTEPCSKSYADLSLSSDSLDFFQSFSDYNLGPLYNSLKEYENLDNFSALQFQLPNFPGFPQAGDQGSCFLESLIGLSESVPETPAPFTDNQLLEDAIKSSLMETVKV, encoded by the exons ATGAGCGGAGTATTGAAAAGGAAGTATGAAGAGCTGGGGGATGACAGCACCtactgctcctcctcctcctgctcccccctCTCCTCCTCAGCATCCTCAGGCTGGGACACTGATGAGGAGAATTCCCGTGGAGAGCccaagcccagctctgccttaATGTCCAGCTTCACCC CCACGTCAATCCTGAAGAAATCCAAGCGACTAAAGAAGAACAATGTGGAGTTTGACCGGGTCACTGTGTTTTACTTCCCACGCTGCCAGGGCTTCACGAGCGTGCCTAGCCGTGGGGGCTGTACCCTGGGGATGGTGAGCAAACACAGCTCCTCCCGGCAGTTCACGCTGGCAGAGTTTTCAAAGGAGCAGGAAAACGTCCGTCGGGGCAAACTcgaagagaaattaaaagagGAGAAGTTGGAAGCGTTGAAATGGAAA CTAACCATGAACGGCACCAAGGAGTCCGAAGAGGCCAACCAGCTCACCATCGAGGACATCTCCGACGACGACATCGACGTCAGCAACGTGGACCTGGAGGACGGCTTCTTCCTGCAGCCCTACCCCGCCAAGAAGAGGCGCGCGCTGCTGAAGGCCGTGGGGGTGAAGAAGATCGACAAGGAGGAGAAGCGGGAGCTGCACAACATCCGCCTGTCCCGGGAGGACTGTGGCTGCGACTGCCGCGAGGTCTGCGACCCCGagacctgcagctgcagcttggCAGGCATTAAATGTCAG ATGGATCACACCTCCTTCCCCTGTGGCTGCACCAAGGACGGCTGTGGCAACACCGAGGGCAGGATCGAGTTCAACCAGGCCCGCGTGCAGACGCATTTCATCCACACCATCATgaagctggagctggagaagcagcagcagagcagcgaGAAGGTGGCGGAGGCCGAGCCGCCTTTCCGGGAGCGGCTCCCTCCGCTGGGATGCGCGGCGGGGAAGGGCTCGCTGGAAGAGCGTGCGGTGCCGCTGGCACCTGCCTTCCAGTTCAGCCCCGAGCTGGAGGCCCTGGGGGAgaacagctgcagcagtgacatGACAGactcctccatctcctcccaccCCAGCGAGGACCTGGAGGAGCCCTACGAGAGCCTCCCCTCCGATAAATCCCAGTCGGACGTGGACGACGACGGCTTGGCGCGCATCCTCCACTTCAACGACTCGGATGCCGAGGAAGAGAGCAGGCGTGGCCAGGATGACCTCGGCTGCTTCCATCCCACCGACTTCTTCATCGAGGACCATGGCAGCGAGGCCAAGCCTGTCCCTGGCCACTTGTCCCACCTCTCAGAGTGCCTGGATGAGAATGCCAACCAGGACAGCGGGGGTTTGCTGGAGGATGCCGCCCACGTGAGGTGCGATGGGCTGTCCTGCTGCGCCTCCTCCTCCACCGAGCCCTGCTCCAAGAGCTACGCCGACCTCAGCCTTTCCTCTGATTCCTTGGATTTCTTCCAGTCCTTCTCGGACTATAACTTGGGACCCCTTTACAACTCCTTAAAGGAGTATGAGAACCTGGATAACTTCTCAGCGTTACAGTTTCAGTTGCCTAATTTCCCTGGCTTCCCACAAGCTGGAGATCAGGGCTCCTGTTTCTTGGAGTCCCTCATTGGTTTGTCCGAATCCGTCCCTGAAACCCCAGCCCCTTTCACAGACAATCAACTTTTGGAGGACGCCATCAAGTCATCGCTGATGGAGACAGTGAAAGTGTGA